Within the Pirellulales bacterium genome, the region GCCCAGTCGGTCTCGAGGCGTATGCCTTCGAGGGCGCCGTCGCGCCGGGGCGAGCCCCGGAATTCGGCGAACTCGCCGGAGTCCATGCTGGGCGCCGTGGTTCCCTCGGACCTGGTCGTTGCTGCCGCGGACGCGGCGCGTCCTGATCTTGCATAACGCCAGGAGAGCATCAAACGCATATCGCCATCGCGGCCGTCGGAACGGACGAGCCAGGTATTCAACGGCACGAGCGCGATCAACAGGGCGAGCACCAGTCCGCGCACGCGCAGGCTAGCAGGCACGAGAAAGGCCAGCCAGAACCAGTACAGCCACAGCGAGGTGGCGGCCCCCAGGACGAGCAATCGCCAGTCGGGCAATAAGAGGGACGTCAATCGCCGTGAGATAATGATGCTGAGCGCCACCCAAACGGCGAGCCCGGCCAGCCCCACCAGGGCCACCGTGCTGCGCGGAATGCGCAGGGGCCAGCGCCACATCGACCACGAGACCAGCACCATCATCAGCAGCAGAAACAACGAATCGAGCTGATAGACCCGTCCGTCGAAGCGCCAGTCGGTGTACGCCTTCAGCCAGGCCAGGGGAAAGGTGAGGAAGACGACCGCCGTGGCGAACGCGAATCCCGCGACGCGAAACAGCGATTCGCGCCGCGACACGGGGCGCGTCGCCGGGGGCTCGATCGTGTGGGGCGTCGTCGACATGGCTTCTCCACTCCAAGCGTAGCACGACCGACGAAGAGATTCTTCCCTTTCTCAGTCGCTGCTCTTCGCCGCGCGGCGATCTTCCTGGGAGTGCTTCGGCCTTTTCATCGGAAGATCTTCGTCGTACGACAAGGTGGGCTCGCGCACGACGCCCCGCTCGCGGTCGTGCGCCTTGATCAGCTCGATGACCGCTAGGCCATATTCGGCCTGTTTTTTCTGTCCGATACCGCGAATCTCGCACAGCCGGTCGGCGCTCGCCGGCCGAACCCGCGCCAGCTCGCGGAGCGTCGCATCGCTAAAGACCATGAAGGGGGCCAGGCCGCGATCGTCGGCGATCTCGCGCCGCCAACCGCGCAGCGTATCGAACAATTCGCGGTCGACTCCGGCCCAGGAGGATCGCTCGGCGCGCGACTGCTTGCGCGTGCCGCTGGCTGGCCTCAACAAGCGCGGCATGAGCGCTCCGGCCAGCACCTGCCGGCCCCGATCGGTCACTTGCAGCACGCGGTACTCCCCCACGCGCTCGAGCATGCCCTGGCCGGCCAGTTGATCGATCCACCCGCGCACGCTTTTCTGATCGTGATCGGACAACAGGCCGAAGGTGCTGAGGCGGTCGTGGCCATTCTGCGCGATGCGTTCGTCCCGCGAGGCGGTGAGGATCTGCGTCGTATACTCGCCGCCGAAGCGACCGTCGAGCCGCACGACGCAGGAGAGGATTTTCTGGGCCAGCACCAGCGCGTCGTCGACGAGATCGAGTTCCGCGAGGCACACGTCGCACGCGCCGCAGTTCTCGCTCGGCAATTGCTGGCCGAAATAGAGCGCGATCGCCTGATGGCGGCAGTTCACTCCCGAGCAGAATCCGTCCATACTATTGAGCACCTTCATGGCGATCTCGAAGGCGTGCTCCGGCAGGTCTCCCTGCAATTTGCGCCAGGTCTGAAAATCGGCCGGCGACCAGAGCAACCAGCACTCGGCCTCGAGGCCATCGCGTCCGGCGCGGCCGCTTTCCTGCTGGTAGTTCTCGAGCGACTTCGGCGCGCCGGCGTGAATCACGTAGCGGACATCCGACTTGTCGATCCCCATGCCGAAGGCGACCGTGGCCACGATGATCCGCGCGCGGTCGTTGAGAAACGCATCCTGATGGCGATGGCGATCCTCGTCCGACATGCCGGCGTGGTAGGGGAGCGCGTTGTACCCCAGGGCGCGCAGGCTGGCCGCCAGCTCGTCGACATCGGCCCGCCGGATGGCGTAGATGATGCCCGCATCGTCGCGATGGCGATCGACGACGTCGCACACCTGCTGCAGCAGGTTCTTGCGCCGCACGACGCGGTAGATCAACTTGGGCCGGTCGATCGAGCCGACGAGCACTTCGGCATTCTTCAGCCCCAACTCGCGCACGATATCCAGTCGCACGCGCGGCGTGGCGGTGGCGGTGTAGGCATGCACGCCGATGCCGGGAAACCGCTCCTTGAGCAGGCGTAGCGTGCGATACTCGGGGCGAAAGTCGTGCCCCCACTCGCTGATGCAGTGCGCCTCGTCGATGGCAAAGAACGAGAGCTGGCACTGCGCGAGAAAGTCGAGCGTGCGTTCCGTCGTCAGTCGCTCGGGCGAAAGATACAAGAGCTTCAGCCGGCCGGCGCGAATCTCGTCGGCCACCCGGCGTTTTTCGTCCGGGCCCATCGTGCTGTTGATGCAGGCGGCCGGCACGCCGCAATCGGCCAGGGCCCGCACTTGATCGGTCATCAGCGAGATCAGCGGCGAGACGACCACGGCCAGCCCCGGCATCTGCACAGCGGGGGCCTGAAAGCAGAGCGACTTGCCGCCACCGGTCGGCAACACGACGGCCGAATCGCGCCCCTCGACCACGGCCCGCATGGCCTCGGCCTGCAAGGGACGAAACTGATCGTAGCCCCAGTATTTTTCCAGGATCCGCAGAAGTTCTTGCACGCGTGATTCCTGGCGACGATGACCCGATGTGCGAGGGAGCGGTTCTTTATAGCCCGCACGGGAAATGTGCTCAATGTGCCATCGGCTGTCAGATGCGGGGTACTTGCTATATTACGGCCGTGTCAGGCGATCAGAAACCCATCCTGATTCTCGGAGCCGGAATCAACGGTTGCGCCATTGCGCGCGAGCTGCTGCTCAACCGCGTGCCGGTCTATCTCGTCGAAACGACCGACGTGGCCTACGGCGCCACGGCCTATTCGTCTCGTCTGATACACGGTGGGCTGCGTTACCTCGAATACGGCGAGTTCGACCTGGTGCGCGAGTCGCTGGCCGAGCGGACGCGCTTGCTGCGCTTGGCTCCCCACCTGGTGCGCCCGCTGCAACTTTTCATTCCGGTGTCGAATCGCTTCGGCGGCCTGCTGGCCGCGCTGCCCCGGTTTCTTGGCTGGGGCGAGAAGCTGGCCGTCACCAAACGGCGGGGCGTGTGGCTCGTGCGAATGGGGCTCTGGTTCTACGACCGCTATGCGCGCGATCCCTCGTTGCCGCGGCACGCCGTCTATTCGTCGCACGAGCGGAATGCCATGCCGGTCGATCGCCGCGCCTTCCCCTGGCTTTGCTCCTACTACGATGGTCAGGTTCGTTATCCGGAGCGATTCTCGCTGGCGTTGCTCGAGGACACGCGGCGATTGTCGGCCGAATATGGCGTCGAGTTTCGCGTGCTGATGCGGCATCGCGCCCGATTGGTCGGGCAGACAGTCGAACTATGCGCCGCGGACGCCGACGAGCATGCGCCGGCCGAATCGACTTTGGAGCCGGCGGCCATCGTGAATGCGACCGGCGCCTGGGTCGACCGCACGCTGGCGAGATTGCCCGTACACGCCCAACGCATGATGGGAGGCACCAAGGGAAGCCATCTCGTGACGAGCAACGAGGCTTTGCGCGCGGCGCTCGCCGATCGGGCCATCTATGCCGAGGCCGCCGATGGACGTCCCTTCTTCATCCTGCCCTTCGGCCATGAGACGCTGATCGGCACGACCGATCTGCCCTTTGACGAAGCGCCCGATCGCGCCGTGGCGACGCCGCAGGAGATCGACTACCTGATAGGCTCGGTGAACGAGATCCTGCCCGACGTAAAGCTGTCGCAGGCCGACGTCGACTTGCATTACAGCGGGGTACGGCCCCTTCCCTACATCGACCAGGCGACGCCGGGCGCGATCACTCGCCGCCACTGGCTCGCTCCGCTCGACGATGCGCCGCTGCCGATCTTTTCGGTCATCGGCGGCAAGCTGACGACCTGCCGCTCGCTGGCGGAAGAGTCGGTCCACACGATTCTGGCGCGGCTCGGTCGGCCGGTGCTGGCCAACAGCCGCGAACGGCCACTCCCGGGAGGCGAGGATTATCCCCGCGACCGTGCCGCACTGATCGCGTGTTGGGAACAACTCGCCGCGAAATTCCATTTGCAGTGTGTGCAGGTCGAATCGATCTGGTGGCTCCTCGGCACGCGCACCGAAGGAGTGCTTGCTGGAATTGAAAATCTCTCGGCCGACTGTGTCGCCGGCACGAGCTTCCCGCGCGAGTTCGCCCGCTGGGTCATTCGCCACGAGTTCCCGCGCAATGTTTCCGATCTGGTCGAGCGGCGTCTGATGCTGCTCTACGTGCCGACGGTATCGGCCGACACGCTGCGCGAGCTGGCAACGCTGCTGGCGGAAGAAGGTGTGATCGGCCACGCGGACATCGAGCCAGAGATCGTGAGAACGATAGATCGCCTGGTGACGCACTTCGGCAAATGCGTCCAATAAGCGACGAACTATTTGATCTTTCGCGCGCCAAGCGGCACAATCTCTCCACACGCTCGGGGGAATCTCGTAGGTCAGGTACGCGCGTACCTGACAATCGTTCGAGTTGCCACGTCGAGAACTGTCAGGTACGGGGTACCTGACCTACGAAGCCGCGTGAAGTAAATCAGACCGTGTTGCAGGCACCACAGGGGATATCGCATGTCGCGTTCGCTCGTGCGTGAGTTGGCCGCCGAGTTTCTGGGCACGTTCATCCTGATCGTGTTCGGCGTGGCGGTGGTTGCGCAGGTCATTCTCAGCGGTAAGGAAAGCGGCGAGTTCCTGTCGATCAATCTCGGCTGGGGGCTCGGCGTGACGATGGGCATCTACGTGGCCGGAGGCGTGACCGGCGCCCATTTGAATCCGGCCGTCACGCTCGCGCTCGCCGCGCATCGCGGGTTCCCCTGGAGCAAGGTGATTCCCTATTCGCTGGCGCAGATCGCCGGAGCCTTCGTCGCCTCGGCCGTGGTCTTCGCCACCTACAACGAGGCCCTCACCCACTTCGACGGCGGCGTGCGCCAGATCACCGGCGAGCAAGGCACGGCGGGCATTTGGGCCACGTATCCGCAGCCCTATCTATCGAACGTTCCCGGCGGACTCGTCGATCAGATCGTGGGCACCGCCCTGTTGGTGCTGGTGATCTTCGCGTTGACCGACGAGCGTAACATGGCCCCCGAGTCAAAGTTGGGCGGATTGTTCGTCGGCGCGCTCGTGTTGTTGATTGGCATGACGTTCGGCCACAACTGCGGTTATGCCATCAACCCCGCGCGCGATTTCGGTCCGCGTTTGTTCACCGCGGTGGCAGGCTGGGGCATGGATGTGTTCCGCGCTGCCGACTACTGGTGGTGGGTGCCGATCGTCGGTCCGCTAATCGGCGGCGTGCTGGGAGGCCTTGCCTACGACCAGTTGATCCGCCGCTTCCATCCCGCCGAAAAGAACTAACTCACGTCAGGCATCACGAGAGCAGATCGAACGCATGTCCAAGTACATTCTCGCGCTGGATCAGGGCACGACTTCGAGCCGTGCGATCGTCTTCGGGCACGATGGCCGCGCCGTGGCGACGGCACAGCAGGAGTACGAGCAGATCCTGCCGGCGCCGGGCGTCGTCGAGCACGATCCCGAAGCCATCTGGAGCTCGCAGCTCAAGGTGGCGCAGGATGCCTTGAAGCAGGCGAAGCTCGAGGCCAAGGACATCGCCGCCCTGGGGCTCACCAACCAGCGCGAAACGACGGTCGTCTGGGATCGCGCGACCGGCAAGCCCGTGGCCAACGCCATCGTCTGGCAAAGCCGCATCACCGCACCGATCTGCGATCGCCTGAAAAGCGAGGGCCTGGCCGATACGTTCCGGCAGAAGACCGGGCTTGTCGTCGACGCCTATTTCTCCGGCACGAAGATCAAGCACCTGCTCGATACCGTCAGCGGATTGCGCGCCAAGGCCGAACAAGGGAAGGTGCTCTTCGGCACCGTCGACAGCTTTCTCATCTGGCGCCTCACCGGCGGCCAGCGGCACGTCATCGACGTGAGCAACGCCAGCCGTACGTTGATCTACAACATTCACAAGCTCGATTGGGATGACGAGCTGCTCGAGATCCTCGGCATCCCGCGCAAGATGCTGCCCGAGGTGCGCCCTTCAAGCGAAGTTTACGGCGAAACGGCCCCGGAACTTTTCGGCGGACCGATCCCCATCGCGGGAGACGCCGGAGATCAGCAGGCAGCCACGTTCGGCCAGGGCTGCTTCACGCCCGGCAGCGCCAAGAACACCTACGGCACGGGCTGCTTCCTGCTGTTGAACACCGGCGAGAAGCCCGTGGCGTCGCAGAATAACCTGCTGACGACCATCGGCTGGCAGCTCGACGGTAAGACGACCTACTGCCTGGAAGGCTCGGTCTTCATCGCCGGCGCCGCCGTGCAGTGGCTCCGCGATGGGCTCAAGCTGGTCCAGAGCTCGCAAGAGGTCGAGACCCTGGCCAGCACCGTCGAGGATGCCGGAGGAGTCTATTTCGTGCCGGCCTTCGTGGGCCTGGGCGCGCCCTATTGGGATCAGTACGCGCGCGGCACCGTCATCGGCATCACGCGCGGTACCCAGGCTGGCCATCTGGCGCGGGCCACCGTCGAGTCGATGGCCTACCAGTCGCGCGACTTGATCGAAGCGATGGAAAAAGACGCCGGGCTGGAATTATCGACCTTGAAAGTCGACGGAGGCGCCACGGCCAACAACTCGCTGTTGCAATTCCAGGCCGACATCCTGGGCGCCAAGGTGCAACGTCCCGTGGTGGCGGAAACGACCGCGCTCGGCGCCGCCTATCTGGCAGGGCTCGCGGTCGGGTTCTGGCAGAACAAGGACGACGTTACGCGGAACTGGGCCCTTGATCGCGAGTTCTCGCCTCAATGGGACGACGCCCAGCGAGAGAAGCTCTATCGCGGCTGGCGACGAGCCGTCGAACGCTCGCTCGACTGGGAAGAACACGCCTGAGGCTTTAGCCTGCACGTTCTCTCTGAGGGGGGTCGTACCGGGCCAAATTGCCTCGCCTTTTACATTTGCGCTCCACTGCAACGCAGCCGCTGTCGGCCGATTTTTCGCCCCCATGTCTGGGCTTAACTCCTTGTCAGTTAAGGAGTACCCGAATCGCGCGCATTGACTTCCGGCCAGACAAGACTATGCTTGCCGCGAACGACCTGTTTTGTGCAACCGGTAAACACACCTCATCTAACGCACCCTGACAACGACCGGCAACGGAGAAAGTGCGATGCGGAATTCGTCGATCTTGGGTCTCGTGGCGGCGATCATGCTCGTGGCCCTGCCAACCATTCCCGCCTTGGCGGAAGCTCGCATCGGGTCGCACGCCTGTTCGACCCCCGGTTGTGAAACGTGCGCCCCGGCCGCGCCGAAGCTGGTCGAGCGCACGGTTCTTGTGCCCGAGATGTCCCTCGAGACGCGTACCGTCATGGTGCCCGAATATCGCCTGGAGCAGCGTCAGAAGAAGATCATCGTGCCGCACTATATCCCGCGTCAGGTGACGGTCGAGCGTCCCTACACGATCTACCATCCCAAGTGCGTGACGAGGACGGTGCAGTGCATGGTGCGCACGCCGGTCTACGCCGACGTGCAGGAAAACTATACAGTCTGCGTACCGCAGCTCGTGACGAAGACCGGCACGCGCAAGGTGTGCAAGGTCGTAACGGCGCAGAAGACGCAGAAGGTGGTCGTCGACCAGGGGCATTGGGAAGACGCGCCGGCCGCTGGCTGCGGCGCCGTCGTCGACTGTGCGAGCCCGGTCGATTGTTGCCGCCCGCGCTGCCGCTTGTTCCGCCGCTGCAGCACCGGCTGCGGCACCGCGACGTGCGGCACGGCCGGCTGTGGCAGCCGAGTCTGGGTTTCGAACCCGGTCGAGAAGGAAGTGGCCTACACCTGCCAGGAAAAGGTCTGGGTCGACGAACCGTACACTTGCCAGGTGACGGTGATGAAACCGGAGACGCGCACCCGCACGGTGCGCCGTTGTACCTGGAAGTTCGAACCGCGGATGAAGCAGGTGCAGCAAACGATTCTCGAGGCCGAGCATGGCACGAAGACCTGCACCGTGACGCGCTACGATTTCGCGCCGGAGGAAAAGACGGTCGTCTGCTGCGTATGCGTCCCTCACTTCGTGCCCAAGCAGGTGCAAGTCCAGATTTGCCGCATGGTGCCGAAGACGGTGCAGGTACCCGCGCCGTGCGAGACGCCCTCCTGCGCTGCCCCCAATTGCTGTGAGAACGGTTGCTGCCCGACCGGCCACGGCCATCCGCGCCGTTGCCGTGGGTGCTGATTGCTGGTGCGTCACAGAACCTTCGGCTCCTTTGATCGCCAAAGGGCGGGCTCGACTTGTTGACGTCGGAGGGCTCCTAGCTCGCCCGTTCACCACGATAGCTGGAGTGATGCCGAGCGGTCTGCCTGGGCCGCCCGACGCGCCATGACATTCTTGGCGGCGGTGGCGCCTCTGGCCAGAATTCGTTCGCAATCGCCTGCTGAATTGCTATCGTGATGCACGGACATTCGTGCCGAATTTTCCATTGGCGCGATCGAGTGGCACTCTATTGTTCGTGCTGAAAGGGGTGGGCCATGGCGCGCTGCGCGGTCTGTGGGACAACGATTCTATTTGGTGGCGTGACGGAAGGGGAGCTCCGCTTCTGCGGCAACGAATGCCATCAAGGGGGCTACTTGTTGGCTATTGCCGATCGCGTGCCACGCGACGTGATGGCCGAGCAGGTGGCGCAAGTTCATCAAGGCGACTGCCCGCGCTGCGGTGGTCCTGGTCCGGTCGACGTCCACACGTCTCACTCGGTCTGGTCGGCGCTGGTGATGACGCAGTGGAAGAGCACGCCGGAAGTGTGCTGCCGTGCATGCGGCATCAAGTCGAAGCTCGTGGGCACGCTCTCGAGCGGCGTGCTGGGTTGGTGGGGCTTTCCCTGGGGCGTGATCTTCACGCCGATCCAGATCTTGCGAAACGTGAGCGGTCTATTCTCGGCGCCCGATCCCACCGTGCCATCGGCCGAGTTGGAAAAGATGGTCCGCCTGCAGCTCGCCTCGCAGTTCGTCGCGGCCAAGAGGCAGGAACAGGGGCGCTGACCAACCGCATTGCTGGAAACGGTGCTGTGGCCAAGCAACGAATTGTCGGGTCTCATGTCACAAATCTGGATCGCTCTCGCGCACGTCAAGCTGTGTACGGACAATGACGCATTGGAAACGGCGAAGGGAGCCTTTGTCCCCGTGCTTGGAATTGCCAGCGATTTGGATGCGTTCGTCGCGCTATGCGTCGACAAACTGCAAGCACTCGGATTCGAAGCCGTTGAATTCGAAGATGTCCAGCCGTTCAAGACACGGTTGGAAACGTGCGAGGTATCAAGCGAGGTCATAGCTCTAGCAGACTCACTGTCCGTGGATTTTCCCTTTGCCTACGGGACATTTCACAGCTACCCGAGTTGATCGCCTGGAATCGTTGCGCGAGGTCAGTGCATGCCGTATTCCGGTACCCAGGGAACGATTGGATCCTTGCCTTGCCGAATCGCGGCGGCCGCTTTCTCTTGATCGGCCACGAAACGCGCCCAGTCGGCAGCCTTGACATAGCCAGTATCGCCATGAATGAACCCGACATAATGCCCTCCTTCGCGCAAGCGCTCGCCGTTGTGCCCCACCTCGCGCTTCGCCCAGAACAGGGCCACGTTTGACCAGCCGGCGCCTGGGGGTGGCTGGCGCAATCCATCGACGTAATGCCAGCCGCACGTTTCAGGCGTGAGAGGTTTGCCCGCGGCGAGAAGATCGACCGCGGGCTGTAGCGGATAGGTGTTTCCTCGCAATAACCAACCGTCGTCGTAGTCGGGATACAGCAGACTGAGTGACGCCTCGGGCGTGTCACCACCCGTGGGAAACTGGCCGCCATGCTGTTCCGCGTATCGCCAAAGCACAAGGCCCAACTGCTTGTCGCAGCAATGGTCGTGGCCGTACGGGTAACGCCATCTCCAGGCACCCCAAACGAGGGTACAAAAGATGCCCACGGCCAACAGCACCGACGCAATTATCAGCGTCGTCCTGCGGCGCCAGCGAGAGACAAGCTGTGGGGGCCAGGCCTGTTCCATATCTGCAGCATAACGGCGAACTGCAGCCGCAGAAACACACGCGTCGTGCTTCGTCGTGCCGTGGTGGTTCAAACAGAAAGCCAGATGCTAACCACGACGACAAAACGCCACGACGTTACGGTGCCGCGCGAAGATAGAAGCCTCCGCGGAAGTGGGCCAATGTTTCGCTACTTCGCTTCCGGCGGGGCGAAGGTGACGACGGCCTTGCCGTCCGCGCCGTTCCAGACATGCAGCACGCTCGCCTCGCCGCCGGCGGCCACGAGACGTCCGTCGGGCGTGACGGCGCCGCCGTGCAGGAAATCGGTCGCGCCGCCAAAGTTCTTCACCGCCTTGCCGTCGCCGACCTGGAACTGCCGCACCGTCTTATCGCCACTCGAGGCCACCACCGTCTGGCCGTCGGACAGGAAGGCCACGCTCGTGACCTGCTTGCCGAAGCCGGCGATCGTGCGCTGTTGCTCGCCCGAATCGAAGTTCCAGATCTTTACGACCTGATCGGCTCCGCAACTGGCCAGCAGCTTGCCGTCGGGACTCCAGGCCACGCCGAGTACGTGGTGCGTGTGTCCTTCGAAGGCTTTGACGAACTTGCCCGTGGCGATCTCGAAGACTTTGACGAACTTGTCGGCGCCGGCCGAGGCGAGATACTCGCCGTCGGGCGAGAAGGCGACGCTGAACACGGTGTCGCTGTGGGCGTCGGCAAAATCGTGCGCCAGCTTGCCGTCGGCCAGGTTCCACAACTTCAACTCGCCCGAGCGTGAAGGCTCGCCGCCACCACTGGCCAGTAGTTTACCGTCGGGCGAAAAAGCCAACGCCAACACGCGATCGACAAGCTGCGAATCTTCGACCGCCAGCGGGCGATCGGCCGGAGGACCAAGCGTCGCCTGCAGGTGCCAGTTCGGATAGAGTTGCCACACGGCTGCAGTGCCATCGACCGTGGCGCTGGCCAGCAAACCGTTCGGGGTAAAGGCCAACGCCCCCGCGGCGACGCCGCGACCAGCAAACGTATCGAGCGGTAGACCGTTCTCGGCCTGGTAAACGTGGACCAGAGGATCGTCGCCGGCGGTGGCGAGTTGCACGCCGTCGGGCGAGAACGCGACCGTCCGCAGCGGACGCTCGTGGCCGGCGGCTTCTTGTTCGGCGGCGGCTTTCGCCTGGGCGGTGCTCGCTTCGCGCGATTGAGCCTTTTCGAGCCGCGTCTGGGCCTTGGGCACGGCGTCGGTGGCTCGAGCCAGCGCGTCGTCGGCATCGCGCGAGGCCTTCTTGGCATTGGCCTGCGCGGTGGTGGCGGCCTTGGCGGCGGCATCGGCATCGGTGGCCGCCTTGGTGGCGGCGGCCTGCTTGTCGGTGGCCTCCTTCGCGGCGGCGGCGGTCTGCTCGACTTCGGCCGCGGCCGTGGCCTGGGCCGCCGTCGCTACCTTTAGCGCCTCGGCCCGCGCGGCGGCGAGTTGCGTGGTGCTTTCGGCCACTGCTTTGGCTTGAGTGCCCGCCGCTTCGCTGTCGGCGGCCACTTTATCGGCGGCCGCTTTGGCCTCGACCAGCGCTTTATCTTCGGGCGCCTTGGCGAGACTGGCGGCAAGCGCGGCGGCCGAAGCCTTGGCCGCGTCGACCGCCTGGGCCACTTCAGCCGCCGCCGCGGTAGCCTTGGTCGAGGCGTCGGCCGCCAGGGTCATCGCCTCGGTCTGCGCCGTGACGAGTTGATCGGCGGCAGCCTTGGCATCGGCCTTGGTCTTGGCCGCCTCGGTGGCGGCGGTGGCCAGCTTGTCGGCCTCGGCCTTCGCTTCGGCGGTGGTCTTGGCGAGCGCCGTGGCCTCGGCGGCGGTCTTGTCGGCGGCGGCCAGCGCCTCGACCGACGTCTTGGCAGCGGCGGTCTTCTCGGTGAGATCTTTTTCCGCGGCGGCGAGCGCCTCGGTCGCGGCGCCGCGCTCCGCCTGCCACTTGGCGGCTTCGGCCGTGGCGCGGGCGAGCGCCTGGTTGGCCGTGTAGTCACCCTGCAACTCGACGACCTGGGCGCCGTCAGCGGCATTCCACAACCGAGCGAGATTATTCAGACCGACTGAGGCGATGCGCGAACCGTCGGGCCGCACCGCCACATCGGCCACCGGACCCGCGTGATCCATCTGCCGCGCAACCGTTCCTGCCGCCAGATCCCAGAGGCGGACGATACCGTCCTCGCCGCCCGTGACGAACTGCTTGCCATCGGCAAACAGGGCAATCGCACTGGCCGGTGCTCCGTCGATCGCAATCACGCGCGGGGCCGCAAGCTGTGCCAGGCGAAGTTCTTGTTCGCCGGAGGTGAGGATGACGCTTTTCGCGTCCGCGCCGCGGGCAAAAACTCCCCAGTACGCACCGGCCGTCCGCGGTGCCGCCTGCAAGGCCTGCCCCGAGGCGCGATCGAGCACGACGAGCGCGCCTTCGTCAGCCACGGCGGCAACGTGAGCGGCATCGGGCGAGAAGCTCACCTGCCGTACCGGCTTAGAAAAGTTGCCGATAGGAGCGCCACTGGCGGCGCCATCGCCCGCTTGAGCGATGCGTACCTTGCCGTCGGCGCCGCCCACGGCGAGCAAGGCGCCATCGCTGCTCAGCGTGAGCGAGGTCGCCGGCGCTTCGAGCGAAACGGTAAACCGCGCGGCGCCATCAGCGAGTTGCACGGCGGCCAACTTGCCTTCCGTGCCCGCGACGAAGATCGTGCCACGATCGGCGCTCGGCGCCAACGCTGCCACTTGTCCGACGGGAGTCGCTAGTGCGCGTTCGACGCGCAGCGGCGTGGCTCGCCACAGGCGATCGCTGGTGCCGATCAACAGTTCGCTGCCGGGCGTGAGGACGCCATAGCTCAACTCGCCCACGGATGCCGCCACTTCCAGCGGTGTCGCGCTGGCGGCGTCAAACACCGTGACGCGACGATCGGCGGT harbors:
- the recQ gene encoding DNA helicase RecQ, yielding MQELLRILEKYWGYDQFRPLQAEAMRAVVEGRDSAVVLPTGGGKSLCFQAPAVQMPGLAVVVSPLISLMTDQVRALADCGVPAACINSTMGPDEKRRVADEIRAGRLKLLYLSPERLTTERTLDFLAQCQLSFFAIDEAHCISEWGHDFRPEYRTLRLLKERFPGIGVHAYTATATPRVRLDIVRELGLKNAEVLVGSIDRPKLIYRVVRRKNLLQQVCDVVDRHRDDAGIIYAIRRADVDELAASLRALGYNALPYHAGMSDEDRHRHQDAFLNDRARIIVATVAFGMGIDKSDVRYVIHAGAPKSLENYQQESGRAGRDGLEAECWLLWSPADFQTWRKLQGDLPEHAFEIAMKVLNSMDGFCSGVNCRHQAIALYFGQQLPSENCGACDVCLAELDLVDDALVLAQKILSCVVRLDGRFGGEYTTQILTASRDERIAQNGHDRLSTFGLLSDHDQKSVRGWIDQLAGQGMLERVGEYRVLQVTDRGRQVLAGALMPRLLRPASGTRKQSRAERSSWAGVDRELFDTLRGWRREIADDRGLAPFMVFSDATLRELARVRPASADRLCEIRGIGQKKQAEYGLAVIELIKAHDRERGVVREPTLSYDEDLPMKRPKHSQEDRRAAKSSD
- a CDS encoding glycerol-3-phosphate dehydrogenase/oxidase, with protein sequence MRGTCYITAVSGDQKPILILGAGINGCAIARELLLNRVPVYLVETTDVAYGATAYSSRLIHGGLRYLEYGEFDLVRESLAERTRLLRLAPHLVRPLQLFIPVSNRFGGLLAALPRFLGWGEKLAVTKRRGVWLVRMGLWFYDRYARDPSLPRHAVYSSHERNAMPVDRRAFPWLCSYYDGQVRYPERFSLALLEDTRRLSAEYGVEFRVLMRHRARLVGQTVELCAADADEHAPAESTLEPAAIVNATGAWVDRTLARLPVHAQRMMGGTKGSHLVTSNEALRAALADRAIYAEAADGRPFFILPFGHETLIGTTDLPFDEAPDRAVATPQEIDYLIGSVNEILPDVKLSQADVDLHYSGVRPLPYIDQATPGAITRRHWLAPLDDAPLPIFSVIGGKLTTCRSLAEESVHTILARLGRPVLANSRERPLPGGEDYPRDRAALIACWEQLAAKFHLQCVQVESIWWLLGTRTEGVLAGIENLSADCVAGTSFPREFARWVIRHEFPRNVSDLVERRLMLLYVPTVSADTLRELATLLAEEGVIGHADIEPEIVRTIDRLVTHFGKCVQ
- a CDS encoding MIP family channel protein, which encodes MSRSLVRELAAEFLGTFILIVFGVAVVAQVILSGKESGEFLSINLGWGLGVTMGIYVAGGVTGAHLNPAVTLALAAHRGFPWSKVIPYSLAQIAGAFVASAVVFATYNEALTHFDGGVRQITGEQGTAGIWATYPQPYLSNVPGGLVDQIVGTALLVLVIFALTDERNMAPESKLGGLFVGALVLLIGMTFGHNCGYAINPARDFGPRLFTAVAGWGMDVFRAADYWWWVPIVGPLIGGVLGGLAYDQLIRRFHPAEKN
- the glpK gene encoding glycerol kinase GlpK; translation: MSKYILALDQGTTSSRAIVFGHDGRAVATAQQEYEQILPAPGVVEHDPEAIWSSQLKVAQDALKQAKLEAKDIAALGLTNQRETTVVWDRATGKPVANAIVWQSRITAPICDRLKSEGLADTFRQKTGLVVDAYFSGTKIKHLLDTVSGLRAKAEQGKVLFGTVDSFLIWRLTGGQRHVIDVSNASRTLIYNIHKLDWDDELLEILGIPRKMLPEVRPSSEVYGETAPELFGGPIPIAGDAGDQQAATFGQGCFTPGSAKNTYGTGCFLLLNTGEKPVASQNNLLTTIGWQLDGKTTYCLEGSVFIAGAAVQWLRDGLKLVQSSQEVETLASTVEDAGGVYFVPAFVGLGAPYWDQYARGTVIGITRGTQAGHLARATVESMAYQSRDLIEAMEKDAGLELSTLKVDGGATANNSLLQFQADILGAKVQRPVVAETTALGAAYLAGLAVGFWQNKDDVTRNWALDREFSPQWDDAQREKLYRGWRRAVERSLDWEEHA